AAAAGCCAACATCGCGCATCTGTTAGGCAACCCGCATTTCGAGTCGATCCGCCACGACGTCGTCTTTCCGCTGTATCTGGAGGTGGACCAGATCTACAACCTGGCCTGCCCGGCGTCGCCGGTGCACTACCAGTTCGATCCGGTGCAGACGCTGAAGACCAGCGTGCACGGCGCGATCAACATGCTGGGGCTGGCGAAGCGGACCGGGGCGCGGATCTTCCAGGCTTCGACCAGCGAGGTCTACGGCGATCCGGAGGTCCACCCGCAGCCCGAGAGTTACTGGGGCCGGGTGAACCCGATCGGCGCGCGCTCCTGTTACGACGAAGGCAAGCGCTGCGCCGAGACGCTGTTCTTCGACTACCACCGCCGGCATGGGCTGGACGTGAAGGTGGCGCGCATCTTCAACACCTACGGCCCGCGCATGCACCCGGACGACGGCCGCGTGGTCAGCAACTTCATCGTGCAGGCGCTGAGCGGCGAGCCGATCACGGTGTACGGCGAAGGCCTGCAGACGCGCAGCTTCTGCTACGTGGACGACCTGATCGAGGGCTTCGTGCGGTTGATGACGACAGCGGACGACGTGCAGGGCCCGGTGAACCTCGGCAACCCGGGCGAATTCACGATACGGCAGTTGGCCGAGCGCGTGATTGCGCTCACCGGATCGTCGTCGAAGCTGGTGTTCCAGCCGCTGCCGCAGGACGACCCGCGCCAGCGCCAGCCCGACATCACGCTCGCGCGCGAGTTGCTGGGCTGGGAGCCGACCGTGATGCTCGATGAAGGACTCACGAAGACCATCGAATATTTCGACCGACTGCTTGCACAGCAGGGCGGCACGCTTGCGCCGGAGGCACGATGAAGATCACGGTATTCGGCGGCGGCTACGTCGGCCTGGTCACTGCGGCATGTCTTGCGGACGTCGGCTATTCAGTGGTCTGCGTCGACGTGGACGCGCGGCGCATCGAGGGATTGAAGCAGGGCATCGTGCCGATCTACGAGCCGGGGCTGAAGGATCTGATCCTGGGCAATGCAAAAGAGGGCAGGCTCGAGTTCACGACCGATGCGGCGCACGGTGTACGGCACGGCGAACTGCTGTTCATCGCCGTCGGTACGCCGCCGGACGAAGACGGCCGCGCCGACCTGCAACACGTGCTGGCGGTGGCCGAGACGATAGGCTCGCACATGGACGGCTACAAGCTCGTCGTGGACAAGTCGACGGTGCCGGTCGGCACTGCGGACCGGGTGCGCGCCGCGGTGCGCGCGCAGCTCGACGCGCGCGGCGTGGAACACGAATTCGACGTCTGCTCGAACCCGGAATTCCTGAAGGAGGGCTCGGCGATCGAGGACTTCACGCGCGGTGCGCGCATCGTGGTTGGCAGCGATGCACCGCGCGCGGAGGCGCTGATGCGGCGCTGCTATGCGCCGTTCAACCGCAATCACGACATCTTGATGGTCATGGACGTCCGCTCCGCCGAGCTGACCAAGTACGCGGCGAATGCGATGCTCGCGACCAAGATCAGCTTCATGAACGAGCTGGCGAACCTGGCGGAACGGCTCGACGCCGACATCGACCGGGTGCGCCTGGGCATAGGTTCGGATCCGCGCATCGGCTACCAGTTCATCTACCCGGGCTGCGGCTACGGCGGCTCGTGCTTTCCGAAGGACGTGCAGGCGCTGGCGCGCACCGCGCGCGAGGTCGGTTACGAAGCGGAACTGCTGCGGGCAGTCGAGGCGGTGAACCAGCGCCAGAAGCAGGTGCTGCACGCAAAATTGGCGCATGCGTTCGACGGCGCGCTGCGCGGCAAACGGATCGCGGTCTGGGGCCTCGCGTTCAAGCCGAACACCGACGACATGCGCGATGCGCCGAGCCGTGCACTGATCGAGGCGCTGTGGGCCGACGGGGCCGTGGTGCAGGCCTACGACCCGGAGGCGATGCGCGAATGCGAGCGCATCTACGGCAGGCGCGACGACCTTAGCCTGTGCGCGAGCCGCGACGAGGCGCTTGCCGGCGCCGACGCGCTGGTGATCTGCACCGAGTGGAAGACGTTCCGCACCGTCGAGCCCGATGCGCTGAAGCGCGCACTGCGTTACCCGGTCGTGGTCGACGGCCGCAACCTGTACGATCCGGCAGTGATGGCCGCCGCAGGCCTGCTGTACTACGCGGTCGGGCGCGGGCGCAGCGCGGTGGGTCCGCGGAGCGCCGTGCAATGACGGTCGGCGACGACGATCTGGTCTCGATCATCACGCCGGCTTACCGTGCAGCCGGCGTGGTCGGCGAGACGATCCGATCGGTCGTCGCGCAGACGCATCCGCACTGGGAGATGCTGATCGCCGACGACTGCTCGCCCGACGACACGCGCGAGGTGGTGCGACAGTGGGAGCAAGCCGACCCACGCGTGAAGCTGATCGCGCTGGCGCGCAACGGCGGGCCAGCGCAGGCCCGGAATGCGGCGCTGGAGCGCGCGCGCGGGCGCTGGATCGCGTTCCTCGACAGCGACGACCTGTGGCTGCCGGCCAAGCTCGAGCGCAGCATCGCGCACGCCAGGCAGCAGCAGGCCGGCTTCGTGTTCACCGGGTTCCGGCGCATCAATGCCGACGGCAGCGTGACCGGGCGCTATATCGCTGCGCCGCGCAGCCTGTCGTACCGGCAACTGCTTGGCAACACTGCGATCGCGACCTCCACCGTACTGCTCGACCGCCGGGTCGTCGGCGAGATACGCATGCGCAAGACCTACTACGACGACCTCGACTGCTGGCTGCGCATCCTCAAGGGCGCAGAAGGAGCGCAGTGCGGGCGCCTGGCGCATGGCCTGGACGACGATCTGATGCGCTACCGGGTGATGGGCCATTCGGTGTCGCGCAACAAGCGGCGCTCTGCGGCGCATGTCTGGCGCGCGTACCGCGAGTTGGAGCGCCTGAGCCTGCCGGCGTCGCTCTGGTACTTCGGCCAGTACGCGCTGCACGGCGTACTGAAGTACCGGAAGTTCTGAGGCAGGTGTGGTTGCGCAGCAGACGCTCCTGACCGGCGGGACCGGCTTCGCCGGGCGCGTGCTGGTGCGGCGCCTGGCGGCGTCGGGCCGACCAGTGCGCCTGCTCGTGCGCCGCCCGGACCCGGATGCAGGCGTGCCGGTGCATTGCGTGACCGACTGGAGCGACGAGGCCGCGCTGCGCGGCGCGATGGAGGGGGTCGATGCCGTCTGCCACCTCGCGGGGCTCGCGCATCTGACTGGCCGCGCACCGGCCGACGAGGATCAGCGGTTCGACGCGGTCAATGTCGGGCTGAGCTGCCGGGTCGCGCAGGCAGCGTTTGCAGCAGGCGTGCGCCGCTTCGTGTTCGTCAGCTCGATCGGCGCGGTGGCGACGTCGACCCGGCCCGGTGAAGCGCTGAACGAGCAGAGCCCTTGTCGTCCGACGACGCCGTACGGCCGCTCGAAGCTGCGCGCCGAAGCGCGCCTGCGCGAGATCGCCGACGCACACCACGCCGAACTGGTCGTGGTGCGGCCGCCGCTGGTGCATGGCCGCAATGCGCCCGGCAACCTGGCTCGGCTGGCCAAGCTGGTGGCTACCGGGCTGCCGTTGCCGCTGGCCGGCATCGCGAACCAGCGCAGCCTGATCCACGTGGACAATCTGGCGCGAGTGCTCGAGTTGTGCCTGGACCACCCGGCGGCGGCCGGAGAGACCTTCCACGTACGCGATCTGCACGACTATTCGACGCCGGACATCCTGCGCGGTCTGGCCCGTGCGATGGGCCGGCCGCCGAGGATGTTCGGTTTGCCGATGCCGGTGTTGCGCTGGCTCGCCGGCGCGGCCGGGCAGCGCGAGACGTTCGGGCAGTTGACCGGCTGGCTGCAGGTGGACGACGCGCATGTCCGGGCCCTGCTCGGCTTCGT
This genomic interval from Burkholderiaceae bacterium contains the following:
- a CDS encoding UDP-glucuronate decarboxylase; the protein is MKRILVTGGAGFLGSHLCERLLADGGEVICVDNFFTGSKANIAHLLGNPHFESIRHDVVFPLYLEVDQIYNLACPASPVHYQFDPVQTLKTSVHGAINMLGLAKRTGARIFQASTSEVYGDPEVHPQPESYWGRVNPIGARSCYDEGKRCAETLFFDYHRRHGLDVKVARIFNTYGPRMHPDDGRVVSNFIVQALSGEPITVYGEGLQTRSFCYVDDLIEGFVRLMTTADDVQGPVNLGNPGEFTIRQLAERVIALTGSSSKLVFQPLPQDDPRQRQPDITLARELLGWEPTVMLDEGLTKTIEYFDRLLAQQGGTLAPEAR
- a CDS encoding UDP-glucose 6-dehydrogenase, coding for MKITVFGGGYVGLVTAACLADVGYSVVCVDVDARRIEGLKQGIVPIYEPGLKDLILGNAKEGRLEFTTDAAHGVRHGELLFIAVGTPPDEDGRADLQHVLAVAETIGSHMDGYKLVVDKSTVPVGTADRVRAAVRAQLDARGVEHEFDVCSNPEFLKEGSAIEDFTRGARIVVGSDAPRAEALMRRCYAPFNRNHDILMVMDVRSAELTKYAANAMLATKISFMNELANLAERLDADIDRVRLGIGSDPRIGYQFIYPGCGYGGSCFPKDVQALARTAREVGYEAELLRAVEAVNQRQKQVLHAKLAHAFDGALRGKRIAVWGLAFKPNTDDMRDAPSRALIEALWADGAVVQAYDPEAMRECERIYGRRDDLSLCASRDEALAGADALVICTEWKTFRTVEPDALKRALRYPVVVDGRNLYDPAVMAAAGLLYYAVGRGRSAVGPRSAVQ
- a CDS encoding Putative N-acetylgalactosaminyl-diphosphoundecaprenol glucuronosyltransferase; this translates as MTVGDDDLVSIITPAYRAAGVVGETIRSVVAQTHPHWEMLIADDCSPDDTREVVRQWEQADPRVKLIALARNGGPAQARNAALERARGRWIAFLDSDDLWLPAKLERSIAHARQQQAGFVFTGFRRINADGSVTGRYIAAPRSLSYRQLLGNTAIATSTVLLDRRVVGEIRMRKTYYDDLDCWLRILKGAEGAQCGRLAHGLDDDLMRYRVMGHSVSRNKRRSAAHVWRAYRELERLSLPASLWYFGQYALHGVLKYRKF
- a CDS encoding UDP-glucose 4-epimerase, which gives rise to MVAQQTLLTGGTGFAGRVLVRRLAASGRPVRLLVRRPDPDAGVPVHCVTDWSDEAALRGAMEGVDAVCHLAGLAHLTGRAPADEDQRFDAVNVGLSCRVAQAAFAAGVRRFVFVSSIGAVATSTRPGEALNEQSPCRPTTPYGRSKLRAEARLREIADAHHAELVVVRPPLVHGRNAPGNLARLAKLVATGLPLPLAGIANQRSLIHVDNLARVLELCLDHPAAAGETFHVRDLHDYSTPDILRGLARAMGRPPRMFGLPMPVLRWLAGAAGQRETFGQLTGWLQVDDAHVRALLGFVPAEVEFAA